The nucleotide window TCCATCCCGAGTTTACAGTGGTTTGGGAGGAGGAGTACTTGATAAAATATGAGGGAATGTTGCAGGAGAAACATGCGTAGATTCTCATTCCGGAACACAAGTCGTTGCCCATCACTCATTCATGtatttgggccttgtttagatgccatctaaatttcaagttttttcattctctctccatcacatcaatttttagccgcttgcatgaagtattaaatgtaggtaaaaaaaataactaattgcacagtttagttcgaaatcacgagatgaatcttttgagcctagttggtccacgattggacaatatttatcaaataagacgaaagtgttaTTATTCattgggttgaaattttttcgcaatctaacgCCTTGATTCCCAAGACCTGCCCGTCGTCGCTACCTGcgcctctgctctgctctgctgccGTTTGGCTGCCTCTGCTATGCTAAAGGCGCTACGAGCACTGAAAGCATCACTTGCAATTGCAAGCAGGGCACAGCCAACAACAGCTAAGCTAGCACAGCAGCAACAGCTAGCCGCGCACGGGCAGGCAGCACCAGCGCGTAGTACAAAACAGTCGTTTTCTCATTCCAGGGAGGAAGAATTATTATAGAGCTGACCAGTACGGCGGCAGACAGTTCCTCCCAGCTAAGGATTGCCGGCGGGCGTCGAGCTGGAAAGAGCGCCTTGGATACGACAGGGGATCCAAAGAACACAACAAGCGAGCCCATTGTCTGCCTGCTGTCCCTCCCTCCTAATCCAAGGCACAAAAGTGTTTTGATCTCGATGACCCACAACAAACTACCCCTCTTGGACTAAAAAAACTGAAGAAAGGCCAAGCTCACGACAACTGCAAAAAGATGAGCATCAAGGACAAGAGTTCGTCGTGCAGAATCAGCATGGTTGATCTTGAAACAGTGCCCAGCAACCGTCGTTGCCCTTACAATACAAGAGTGTAGAGGACGAGAAGAAAAGATCATGACAAATGAACACGCACGACACAAGCATAGCAGTAGATTTTACTAGTACTAGCTCGTATGACAATGATATGATCCCGCTACTAGAATTACTTGCTGTTTTCTTATTACAATAGGCCAAAAACTAACTAGATAGCTAGAGAAAAGACATCAACGACGAGCATCAAATCAAAAGGGGGAAAATAAGCAAAGAATAATCAGACAAACAGAGAAAAAAAAGATGCTCCGCAACAAGTTCCTTTCTTGCATTCGGCCTtgtttaggcctggtttagttctcaaaaaatttcaccccaaactatcataTCGAATATTgcggtatatgtatggagtattaaatatagacgaaaaaaactaattgcacagtttagttggaaatcgcgagaccaatgttttaagactaattagtccatgattagccataaatgctacagtaactaacatgcgctaatgatgaattaattaggcttagtaAATTCGCCTCGTAAttttcaggcgagctatgtaattagttttttttattagtatccgaaaacgcCTTCCGACATCCCCAAAATATCTAATGTGAcatcaaaaattttcatttcgtttTGTGAACTAAACACAACCTTAGTTCtaaaaagtttttccaaaaagtgctacagtagccatcacatcaaatcttacgatacgtgtatggaacattaaatgtagacgaaaaaaactaattgcacagtttgattggaaatcgcgagacaaacgtttcgaacctaattagtcataTTAatagccaaataaaaacgaaaatacacGCTAGCCAGATTCCAAAATTTGGCCCAACTAAACACAGCTCTTTCCGGCCTCGGCTTGTCCTGCTCTGCTCGACGGCTCCTCCTCGGCTCGCACACGGCCAGCCTCACACCTGTTTCTTGCCCTCGGCTTCCTCGTCCTGTCCGTCCCCGGAGCTGTCAATGCCGGCCTGCTCCTTCCCCTCTTTGGGGCTCTCCAGcgcccgcttctcctcctcctcttcctcctcgttctcgccgccgccggcctcctTCCCAGCCGAGGCCGCGCCGCCTCCGCTGCCCCGGCCCCGCTTCTCGGCGCGGGCCCTGAGGATGTCCAGCAGCTCCTGCATTGCCTCCGCCTTGCCGCTCCTGCGGTTCTTGATCAGCAGCTCGCTCACGTCCGCCGGCGTGATCTCCGCGGCGTCCACCCACTCCTCCAGCCCGCGCATGGTGTCGCTGTCGCTGAGGCGGTCCAGCTCCTCGTCGCCCTGGAAGCCGAGGTAGTTCTTGAGCAGGATCTTGAGCGCCAGGAACGAGCAGTAGGACATGAAGATGTGCATGTCCATGCGGCCCGACCGGAGCAGCGCCGGGTCCAGCTTCTCGATGTGGTTGGTGGTGAACACGAAGATGCGCTCCGCGCCGCAGCACGACCACAGGCCGTCCGTGAAGTTGAGCAGGCCGGACAGCGTGATGGACCGCCCGGCCCCGGCGCCCCCGTCCTGGTCGACCATGGTGCCGTCGATGCTCGGCAGCCGAAGCTGCTGCTTCCTCGGGTTCGGCGGTTTGGCCGCGCGGTTGGTGAGGTCGACGGAGCAGTCGATGTCCTCGATCACGATGATGGACTTGGACGTCGTCTTCATCAGCAGCTTCCGGAGCTCCGCGTTGCTGCTGACCTCGGTCAGCTCCAGGTCGTACACGTCGTAGCCGAGGAAGTTGGCCATGGCCGCGATCATGCTGGACTTGCCGGTGCCCGGTGGCCCGTACAGGAGGTAGCCGCGCTTCCAGGCGCGTCCGGTGCGCTCGTAGAAGGCGCTGCCGCCGGCGAAGTCCCGGAGGTCGGCCATGATGGCCGCCTTCCGCGCGGGGTCCATGGCGAGCGTGCCGAACGTGCTCGGGTGCTTGAACGGCACGGGGTCCCAGGGCAGGCCGCGCGTGTCCATGACCCCGCCCCGCGCGTTGGTGTAGAGCATCCGGTCCTGGCTGCGGCGCCGGATGTCTGCCGCCGCGGCGAGGATGTGGTCCAGGTACGCCGGGAGCAGCTTGTCCCTGTCGCCGCGCCGGATGCGGAGCGTGAACCGGCGCTTCTCCTCGGGGAGCGGCCGCCACGCGAAGCCCTGGCTCTGGCGCGGCGCCACCACG belongs to Miscanthus floridulus cultivar M001 chromosome 4, ASM1932011v1, whole genome shotgun sequence and includes:
- the LOC136551826 gene encoding AAA-ATPase At4g25835-like gives rise to the protein MEYWTALASLMGAFAFLQGVVQAMFPAELRAALARLLGRLTRAFSPYCYFDVTEMEGMSTNEIYDAVQLYLSSTAAPASGARLSLSRPLNASSFTFGLAASDRVVDTFAGCAVTWEHVVAPRQSQGFAWRPLPEEKRRFTLRIRRGDRDKLLPAYLDHILAAAADIRRRSQDRMLYTNARGGVMDTRGLPWDPVPFKHPSTFGTLAMDPARKAAIMADLRDFAGGSAFYERTGRAWKRGYLLYGPPGTGKSSMIAAMANFLGYDVYDLELTEVSSNAELRKLLMKTTSKSIIVIEDIDCSVDLTNRAAKPPNPRKQQLRLPSIDGTMVDQDGGAGAGRSITLSGLLNFTDGLWSCCGAERIFVFTTNHIEKLDPALLRSGRMDMHIFMSYCSFLALKILLKNYLGFQGDEELDRLSDSDTMRGLEEWVDAAEITPADVSELLIKNRRSGKAEAMQELLDILRARAEKRGRGSGGGAASAGKEAGGGENEEEEEEEKRALESPKEGKEQAGIDSSGDGQDEEAEGKKQV